One Deltaproteobacteria bacterium genomic window, AAAGGTCGCATACAAGCCATAGAGAAGCAATATCCCCAGAATGGCCCATCTCGTTTTAATGACGAGAACCACTCTTGTTCTCGCTTTCTTGATATTATCAATCTCTTCGGTTGATGGGACTTCCGAGGAAATATAGGTGTGCTTATTTCTTTTGGCCTGGGTCAAAGGGATACCCATCTTCGCTGATTATATAACTTTCGTCACAATCTCCCCGTATCCCGCGTTCTTCGCAGTGTACATGAGGGAGTCAGCAATATGAACAATATTATTTCTATCCGATGAGTCGTGTGTGCAAGAGGCTATGCCGAAACTGGCCGTAACGGTGATGTCTCCCCCCCTGCCGGTGTCGACCTGTAAATTTTTTAGACCCGAACAGATTCGCCTGGCTATTTGAAAAGCCGCGTCATGGTCCGTTTCGGGGAGCAGAATAGCAAACTCATCCCCCCCGTAGCGTGCAGCGATATCCGTTTTACGTGTATGGGCATTTATAACACCTGCAACCATTTTCAGGATCCTGTCTCCCGTAACGTGGCCGAAATTGTCGTTCACGAGTTTGAAAGCATCTATGTCGAGCATGATAAGTGTGAGGTTACGGCGGTACCGTGCCGCCCGTTCGAGTTCATAATCGAGCCGGGAGTGAAACGTTCCATGGTTGTAAAGCAAAGTGAGCGAGTCTCTCTCCGCCATCATCTTGGCATACTGGTACAGCTCTGTATTCTCGATGGCGATAGATATGGTGCGAACGAGCGTCTTCACCGTTCCGAGAGTTTCTGGATCGAAAGCATTCTCGTCCTTATGACTGATGTAAAAGACCCCAATCGTCCTGTCCCTTTTTTTGAGAGGAACGGCGATAACCGAACGGATGTCTCTTAAGTGCTTTCTCATCTGAATCTGTTCCGACGTCTGCTTTATGTCGGGAATATAAAGGGATTCGCCCGTGCTGTAGACCCTGCCCACAATCCCTTCGTTCTTCTTTATCACACGATCCTTGAAAATCGCCTCGAGGCCCTTTGAGTAGCTCACCGAAACAAGCCCATCTTTCTCGTCAACAAACAGGAAAATTGCCACCTCCTCGATACCGAGGTACCGCTTCATCGATTCAGGGATAGATTCGTACAGGTTTCCGCTCTCGGTGAGCAGGCTTATTGAGGCCAATATTTCGAAAAGAGCGTGTAACTCTGAAATTTTATACGTCAGGTGTTCTTTCGTTTCCGTTAATTCTTTTGTTATTTTCCCCGCTTCCTCTTTCAGCTTCCTGTTCTCATCGATAACGACATCTATCTCGTCGATATTCCTTTCAATCTTGAGCAGACTTTCCTCGAGGGCATCTTTTTCACCCTGAGCTTCACGCCCCGTGATATCCTTCCCGTGAATCCTTCCAATGTGCCCCTTTACCGTTTTCCTGAGACGGGAATACCTGAAATACACATACATCAGCAGTAAGAAGAGAAGCGAGTTCAGTATGAAGATGAAAAGATACATGTTCCCTGCCTGCAACATGATGCGTTTCACATCACCTCATTTATTCACTGAAAGGGAGCCTTTTGTCAATCCGTAATAGAATAATTATAACCTTTGACCACGGGTGTCCATTTGATCATCGTCGATGAATTATCGCTTTTATGTATTGACCTCAAACAACTATTTCGAGTATATTTACCCACTGATAAACAAGATCGGATAGGGCCATGCAGGACACCATACATTCTGCCGAAATGACCACGAGGCTTCTTGCATTCATCATCGACATGATTGTTTACATCGCCATTTTCTATGGGCTCGGGGGGCTCGGTCATTTCATCGCCATGATTTACATTCTTTTCAGAGACGGACTTTTCAGCGGTCAGAGCATCGGGAAGAAAATTCTGGGCCTAAAAGTCTCCCATGTCGATGGACGCAAAATAGGCTTCGTCGATTCCTCATTCCGAAATATCCTCTTCATCTTCTATTTTCTCGTGCCGGTTGCAATCATCGTGGAGGGGATGTTTGCCATAATGCATCCCAACAGGCAGAGACTCGGCGACCGGATCGCGGGAACGGTAGTCACAAAAAGGGAAGAGGAAATTCAAGCAGTCGCCTGACTGCATTCCATCAAAAGGCCGCCCCTATCGTAAAATGAATCTCAGATTTTGATTCACCCCTTTTTTTGTCAAGCTTGAATCCATGGTCAAACGACACGGGACCCACCGGCGTTACGTATTTAATCGAGTAACCTGCTGTTTCCCGCAAATCGAATCCGAACGCATCGATGTTTCTGAGCCAGACGCTTCCGGCATCAAAGAACAGGGCAAATATCAGGCTGTCCGTCAAATAGTATCTTGCCTCGGAATTCAGGTTTATCATGGAATCCCCTCCCACAGGAGAACCATCTACACCTATCGGGCCCAGCCTTTCTTCCTCAAACCCCCTTACCGTGGTTCTCCCTCCGAGAAAAAACCTTTTATCTATTGGCAACTCGCCCCCGTCAAGTGACTCTCCAAAACCTCCCCTTCCCGAAAGCGTAAATATGATGCGTTTTTTCAGCTTGAAGTACCCCACCGATTGAGCCGTAATCTTGAAATATTCCAGCTGGGAGCCGATGACGTCCGGTGACAGCTCACCAACGAGCGAATTAAACGTGCCGCCACGGGGATTGAATGGGTCATCTCTCTGGTCGAGAACGAAAATTGACCTGAAGAGGATCGATCTGTCATCCCTTACGTCCTCGGGAGATATTATGGCACCCGGAGAAACATCTTTTGTCCGTTCCCTGTTGAAGGTTATCTCAAAAGCAGTTGAGGACCTTTCCCAGAATTTTCTCGTGAGAGAGCCACCGAGAGAAATTTTTTCCAGTGTGAAACTCTCTTCTTCGGTGTTCTGGATCGTGAAATTAATCCCTCCCTCTATGTTCAAACCGAGAAACCAGGGTTCCGTTAAGTCCAGGGTAAATTTGCTCTCCTTTTCGGAAACAATGAGATTGCCGCTGATTTTACGCCCCAGGCCATCGATATTCTTGTGCGTGGCTCCTGCGCTTCCCCTGTATCCCGTATCGGTGCCCCAGCCGGCACCGGCTTCCAGGACGAGGGCGTCCGCTTCCTCAATCTCCATGAGGAGATTGATCTTTTTGTCCTCCCGATTCATTATTTTCCTTGTCTTCACGCTCCTGAAAAGCCCCGTCCTGTAAAGACGCTGCTGAAAATCTATCAGTGCAGATTCGCCGATAACATCCCCGATCAGGACGGGAAGTTCCCTGAGAACCACGTCTGAAGATACTTTTACGTTTCCTGTTATCACGATATTTCCGAGGGTGAACTGGTTCCCCTCGGTAATCGTATAGACGATATCGATATGAAGCGCCTCTTCGTCGGTTTTAAACGATACCGTTACCTTGCAGTCATGAAATCCCGCATCAAAATACATTTTCTGAATTTTCCAGGCATCGGCAAATGCGGCCACGTAATCGATCGGAACTTCAGGACGGTTCTTCAGTACCCGCCAGACCTCCCGGGTTGCAAAAAAAGATACTCCTTTCATTTCGATATTTTTGACGATATACCGGCTTCCCTCCCGCACGTCAATCTGGAGATTTAACTTTCCCTCCTCGATGCTTCTTACCTCACCTATGGAAAACCTTGCATTTGGAAAACCCTTCGACTGGTAGTATCCCCTCAAATTCTCCAGATCACTGTTGATTGTTTCCTCCCTGTAAATTCCCGAGCCGGTAAGAAAGGAAAAAAAGCCGCGCTCCGATGTGTCCATTACATCGATCAAGTCTTTCCGGCCCACGTTTTTGTTGCCGCTGAAATCGATACTATCAATAACCCCCTTTTTCCCTTCCTCGATTCGAACGGTGATCCTCCTCTGATCTTTTGAAAAGTCGACGTCCACCCGAACAAAGGGATATGCCTTGTCTATGTAGAACGAACTGATATTATCCTTCAGGGCCTCGATGATCCCACCCTCATAATTTACCGTTTCGGTAAAAATACCCGAAACACGTTTCAATTTTGCCGCGCTATAGTTTCTGTTGCCCACGAACTCGATGACATATCGCTCTCCCTCATCAATGTTGACCGCAAGCTTGATCCCGCCTTCACCTTTGATCAGCTCCGGCTCGCTTATTCTCACCAGGAGAAAACCACGTTTCTTGTATGCGTTTATGAGCCTGCCCACTTTCTCCCGGATTTTTTTGAGGTTTACCGACTGGCCAGTTATAATGCCGAGCCTCTCCATCACCTCCTCATCACTCATGTTTTCGTTTCCGCGAATATCAGCAAAGTTCAATATCGGCCTGTCACCTTCGTCGACCTGGATAGCAACCTGTCCTCTTCCGTCTTGCATGCTGCAGGCAACCTTGACATCTGCCTTCGTATTATAAAATCCATTCTCCCTGTAGAGGTTTTCCAGACTCCTCTTCAGATCCTCCGTCTCTACTTTCGTGAGCAGCTTTCCTTCCCTCAGCCTCAATTTTGCGATGACTTCTTTCCCGGAGAAATATTTCACCCCCTTTACCTGTATCGATGCAATCGAAACGGATGGCTCGAGGAAAAAAACCATATCAGCCTCATCCCCTTCGGATTCACCAAATACAGATATCCTCTTGAAGATACCCTTTGAGTTCAAACCGCTCAGTGATTTTCTCAGGTTCTCTTCCGTTATGATTTGGCCCTGCCTGACCGCGATGAGCGTTCCCAGTTCCAGATAGGAAATTTCAAAGGGGGAATCTACGGCGAATTTAATGCTTCTCGCCCTCTTACCCAGTATGTTCTCAGAAGAGAGAGCAGGGTGGCCGGAAAAAAACAACATGAATGTGGAAACAGCTGGTATGAGAAGTCGAACCTTCTTCCACCTCACCAGCGCTCACCGCCGAACAGTTTTTCACCTAATTCCGTGAGGCCGTGAAAACGTTTCTTGACCCGTAACTCACCCCCCACGTCTCCCTCACTGGCGGTGCCCCCGCCCGTCCAGTCACCCCTGAAATAGAGATCCTTGATGAGACGGAATTCGCCTATAACATTCGTTCTTCCCGATCCCACAAGGGATGTGGAAAAATCGATCGAAAAACTGTCTCCCAGTGTTTTTCCAATTACGACCGTAGGCTCTACCACGCCCGTAATAGGCGAGTAGTTCGACTCAACCGAAAATCTCTCGAAGCCGGTAAACGTCCTGATCCCCTCCTCTATCTGAGTCTTGAGGGGAGAAAGGGCAACGGTTGCGAGACCTGCCGTTGTAACCGACGATCCGTTCTCAGCATACTCCTCTGTGGTGACGCCAAGAGAAAGGAGGCTTACGATATCATTCTTGGAGAGAGGAGGTTCAGAATAGAGCTCAACCAGATAGTCATCGAGCCTTCCCGTGACTTCCACAAAAATAGTGTACTCTCCCTTTTCTGCCCGCGAAAAGGCATCGATGTTTGGGTTGTTGGAGAGGGGGTTGTCGAAATCCACGATAAGCCTTTCGATGGTATACTCTGTTCCCCTGAACTCGACCTCTCCCTCGATAGCTTCGAAGGTGCCTATAATTACCGGCCGGGTAGTGTCCCCGAGCAAACGGAAGCTTCCTCCGGCAATAGCTTCTGCAATATTATTCTTGATAAATATAGTCCCGTCGGAAATACATTCTATATCCAGATTTATTGCAAAGGCTTTTCCAACGGGGGCATTGAACTTTTCAATGTTCTTTTTCACATCAACGAGAATTTCCTCCGGATATATCGGCTCCGTGTAGACAGCCCTGTCAACGTAGATCTCTCCGCGCAAAAACAACCCGGTTACCGGTCCCAGCAACTCGATTGCTCCGTCGAGCCTCGAGGGCAACTCCGACGGATATGCAAGGTTGACGCCATAGAAATCCGCGTTAAACGAAAGATTTACCGGGACATCCTTTCGGATGTTTACCTCACCCGAACCCTCGAGCTCTCCACCCCCCAAAGTGGCGCTGATCGAGTCGAACAGTATCCTGTCCTTGAAGAACGTCAGTCCTGCTGTTACATCCTCCAGGGGGTGCTTGAATCCAACGAATTTGATGAATAAATCCTTACCTAACCCCTGACCCGACACCTCCACATCCGGGAACGTGCCCCTTATCTGAATTCCACCCGCAACCTTGCCGTTTATTTTTTCGAATACGCCCGAGACGATTGTGTGGACGAGACCGGCATCGTACTCACCCGTTAATAGGAGGTCAGCGAAACCGTTCAACCCAACCCTCCCCGAGAGGGAGAACACATTGTTGTTGGCTGATAGAGACGCACCGTCAAATATGAACTTCTCTTCCTCGAAACGGACAACGATCTTTTCACCCGTAACATTCTCCCCGGGAAACGCGAGATTTAAATTGCTCAGCACAGCCCTGCCCGTTCCCCCTTTCGGAAAAGAAACAAGGGGGCCTTCAAATTCAATCAAAAGATCAGATTCGACTTCGGCAAGTATGCTCGATGGCAATACCAGGGGAAACAAACCGGAACTGACCTGTCCTCCGATTGATAAAAACAGACCATCTTTTCTCTTCTCTACACGGGCGATAAGAGGTTGCCCTGATTTTGCGGACCTTATCTCCCATACCACACCTCCATCACGCTTCTGCCCCTCCACGTGATATTCAGGCAGGTCCCTCTCATATCGAGAGAAAACGGGAGTGGCTTTGAAATCCATTTTCAGCGATTTGGCTTTGAAAAAAATGTCCCATGGCGATTCCGAAATATCAAAGATGCTTTTCACACCGACCGCTGCGGAACCGGAAATATTGATGCCGAAGAATCCCAGCCTTTCATCATATGGTTTATCCGAGAACTTTATCGGGAAGTTATCGAAAGCTATGTTGCAAACAATATTCTGTACCTCGAGGTCATAATCCAAATCGAGATTCACGAGCTTATTGGAGGTGGAAAGTGAAAAAGAGAGAACATGCCCCTTCTTCGTCCCATCCAAAATGAGACCGGTAAGGTCTGCATCCTGGATAGATATCCGCTCGGATGAAAGGTGGAAATCCAGCAACTCTACCTCATCGCCGCTATATTTGAAAATAAATGCCCCATCGAGAGTCTCTCCTTTTACCAACTCTGTTTCATCGGAAATCAATCTGTTCAGGGTAACCGGGTCGATATCGGAAAAATTGCCGAGCAACTCTACCTGGTCTTTCCCGACGCTCCCCCGAGCCCGAAATCCCCCCCCGAAGGCCTTGAAGGAAATATCCCTTATGGTAAGCAGGCCGTCATCGTACCCGACATTCCCTCTCACTTCCTGCAAATTCATCCTGGAAGAGCGAAGTTGATCCGATGACAACTCTCCCCTGGCATTGACGGTATCCTTGCCGAGTAGGAGATTTCCATCGAAGGAGACATTCCCCGCAACGGGAAATACAATGGAAAAGCGCTTTACCAATGAGTCGTGTATTTCTTTTTCCAGAAAATTATCCGAAGTAAAGGCCCCAACATCAACATTTTCAGCTTTGAGGCTTCCCGTAAAGTACAGTTCCTTGTCGGGGAAGTAAGTGCCGGCAAACAACATGCTCCCAATAGTCGACGTGTAATCTGCGATAACCGATATGCTCCCTCCCAGAACTCCCGAAGCTTTTAAAAAAATATTTCCCGGCGGAAGCTCCCTGAATGAGAATTCTCTGAGGGAAAAACTCGACTCTATGAGCGGGTTGGAAAGATTTCCGGAAATGGAAAAATCACCCCTGATGGCACCTGACCTCGCAAAAATACCTCTCAAGCCGAGTGATTTTACCCTCGTGATGTCGATATCCCCCTTGATACCGGCAATCCTCTCTTTCATGTCGAGGCTTCCCTTCAGTGAGATCACGTTTTCTTCATCAGCAATGGTAAGTTCCCGCACATCGATACTGGGATTTTGAAAAATATCGGTTATCACAGAAAGGTTGTTGAGTGCAACGGGTTCGGCCCAGGTAATCCTCTCCTCCATCTCTCTCAGCACCAGACTGAATCCTCCCTCCATCTGGAGTGCCGACTGAAGTATCACCGTTCCCTTTTCAGGTGCTGAGAGAACAATACGCCCTTTCCCTTTCCCCTCTGCGCCAATTAATGAATCCTTGAATAAGATGTCCGTCAAATTGCCGGGATAAAAATCGATTATTTCGAACTCTCCTTTACCCTGGAAGCTCGTTATGTCAAATTGCACATCTCCGGTCAATTTTCCGAAGGGCGCACGCAGGGAAAGTTTGCTTACCGAGAACCTCCCGTTGTCGTAAATACACCTTGCGAAGGCGGTGCACTCGATTCCTCTGACAGACAAATCAAAAAATTCCGTATCGACGGAAAAACTGATCCTTCCCTTGCTCAACAGAGCCCTGCCGGAAAAGGAAACCCTGCCGCTGCGGACAATGTTATCAAAATTCCCCAGTTGATAATCCTGCACGATCTTTTCTGGATCTATATCGCCCGTTATGTGACCTTCCAGTTCATCCCTGTTCATGTCATAGCGACCACGGACCGACAGATTGCCATAAGGTGACTCCAGTCGCAATTTTTTAATGTCAACTTTATCGGTCAAAATGTGGGAGTTTACATGCAGTGATGATATCTTGACGGGGTAATCCTTGCCTCCTCGATTGATGGTGGCCGCAATCCCCTCTTTTCCGGATGTGTAGATAACCCCCAACCCTTCCCAGATATTGCCGCTGTAATAGAGTGACTTTACAGAAAGCTTTGCCTGGTTGATGTTTTTCCAGGGGCCGATAAACTCAAAATAACCATCCGTCAGTGTGAGAGTTGGAATCGTTGCTCTTTTTCTCTTTTTTTCACCCCGTCGCTCCGGTGAACCGGCGATCAGGTCCAGGATTTTCCTTTCTGCTACTCCCCGGAACTGTTCGAGCTTTAGACTCAGGGGCGATGCTCCGGGAATAATCAAATTCAAGGGCTTCACAGACAGATAGGATTTATTAGCAGCAAAAACGGGATTGCCCGATTCCAGGTCTGTAACGAGAACTCCCTCAAGGTATAACCTCGGTGGTAACAATTCGATTCTTGCTTCTTCATAACTCAGAGAATATCCGCTTGAATGGAGATACCGGTTCGCGGAATAGACCAGTCTGGCAAAAAGAGTCTCTCTTTGAAGAAAAAGGAGAATAAAAAGTATCAGTATAATGCCGGTCAGGGTAATGAGGCCGAGGAGAAGTATCTTTTGCAATCTCGACATTACAGCTTTGCCCGGTCAGGAGCGACCGCCAGGTAAAAGTGTCTGAGAGAGAGGTTGATAAGTCTGGAGCGGGCGACGGGAGTCGAACCCGCGACGTCAAGCTTGGGAAGCTTGCATTCTACCACTGAATTACGCCCGCCCATTTTGGTTTATACCACAGAAGCAGCAAAAAAACAATCTCGCTTCACGTCAGCTGTTTTTCAACCTTTCTGCCACATCCCGAAAGGTCTCATCGACCTCATATATCTGCATATACATCTTCTTCGCTTCCTCGCCCTGCCCCGTTCGATCGAGAATAGAAGCCTTCTGGTAAATGAGATCAAGCTGCGCCCGCTCGTCCTTCTCCCCTTTCTCCATCAGCTCATCTAAAATTGAAATGGCATCTTCGAATTTCTCTATGCTCTCATAACAATCCTTGAGCAACAGCATGGAGGGAAAATATAGATCGGGATCTCTGCTTGCAATAACAAACTCTCTTATGGATTCGTCGAAAAGACCCATCTCTTTGAAGGCAATGCCCAGGTTATAGCGTGCATTCAAATCCTCATCACCTATTTCCGTATCCACTTTCTCTCTCAGCTTATTGAGAACTTCTCCTATGTCTTCCTCTTTCTCCTCAGACGGTTTTTCATCTTCTTCCTTTACGGGCTCGAGCTTCTCACGCTCCTCCTCCTCATGCCTCAAGGTCTCCAGGTATTCCAAAACCGTTGAGAAATATCTCGGAAAATTCGCATCCGACTCTTTCTCCTCAAAGTAATGCTTCACCTCTTCAATCACCTTTTTCGTGCCGTCCTCCAGATCGGCGTCATCTTCTATTTTTCCAAGTACCGATAACCCTTTTTCCCTGAACCCCGATGATAACAATGAAAGAGCGTAGACCTCCCATATGCTCGATGTGTCATCCTGCTGCTCGGCTACCCCTTCCAGGAAGGAATGAAAGTTCTCCAGCTGCCTGTTGGATAAAATGTTTGGAACCGTTTTTTCGATAGAGGAAATTATTCCCAGGCTGTTTTTCTCTGCAAGACAATCTCTGATAACGAAGGTATGAATTTCCGGAATATCGCCGAAAACTTCGATGCAAAACTTTATAAAATCCAGCCTCGACTCTTGATCGTGGAAAAAACCCTTATCATCCATAATTTTCTTGAATTCATAAATGGCATCACCGGTAAGACCGTTGCTCATTAGAGCTGAGATCAACTGCTTCTCGGTTTCCAGGTTGGAGGGGTCTATCTTCAGGCACTGTTTCAAAACGGCTATAGATTTTAACCCGAACCCTCCCTTCTCAAAAAGCGCCGCGGCAGTATAATACTCTGAAATTGCCTCCGAGTATTCCCCTTTTTTTATGAGACGTTCAGCAAGCTTCTGATGCAATGTGGGATTGTGAGGAGAACTGTTTATCTTCTCTCTGAGCTCCTTTATTTCGTCAACCGGCTTGAATCTCTTCTTGATATTGTCAAATATACTCAATCCCGTTCACCTATCCCGTCAGACATTCTGAATACGATCCCTCTTGGAAAAGAAACGCTGAAAATTCCCGTTGGATTTCATCTTTAATATTTTCTAAGAAACTTTCCGAAAAAACAAACTTTTTCACAGTCGAGTGCCCATCGGGCACCGTATGGCCTCTTTCCAACAGATGGTTGAGCACAGCAGGTTTCCATCCCGATGAATTTATCTGGAGATGTATGAGAAGCCTGTTCCTTCGCACGCGACCTGCAAACCCCGCGAATTTTATCCCCTCCAGAAAAACATCAAATTTGTCCCCGCTTTCGATGCAATAACCACCACGAGCATTGCTATGATCTGCTGGTTTTCCCTCGCTCAGGGAGATGCCGCTCCCCTTCTCGATAACAGTCGTGATAATGGATCTGATTTTCGTAACACAGGAGTGATACACGCAAACAGGGGATACTTTTGTCCTGAGGAAAAACGACAAACAGAGATCTTCACCATGGAAAGCTATTGAACCTCCCGACACGCGTCTCAAAAGGGAAATTCCCTCATTCGTTGATAATGGTAACGTGAAGTCATTCAGAGGAGAAAGATAACCCAAAGTCGCACAGTAATGACTGAACGTATGGACCCTGACCAGAAAAGGCACGTCTAATCCGTCGAATGACTCGAAAAGAGAAAAATCCTTGTGCACATTTTCTTCAGGCGACAGACCAAAATCGTATAACCACCTGATCACTTCAGCTACCCCCGAACTTTTCGATAAACCTGGTGCTCAATTTTCCCTCGACAAAATCCGGATCGTTGAGGATTTTTTTATGAAAGGAAACGGTTGTCTGCACCCCTTCGAACAC contains:
- the bamA gene encoding outer membrane protein assembly factor BamA gives rise to the protein MRWKKVRLLIPAVSTFMLFFSGHPALSSENILGKRARSIKFAVDSPFEISYLELGTLIAVRQGQIITEENLRKSLSGLNSKGIFKRISVFGESEGDEADMVFFLEPSVSIASIQVKGVKYFSGKEVIAKLRLREGKLLTKVETEDLKRSLENLYRENGFYNTKADVKVACSMQDGRGQVAIQVDEGDRPILNFADIRGNENMSDEEVMERLGIITGQSVNLKKIREKVGRLINAYKKRGFLLVRISEPELIKGEGGIKLAVNIDEGERYVIEFVGNRNYSAAKLKRVSGIFTETVNYEGGIIEALKDNISSFYIDKAYPFVRVDVDFSKDQRRITVRIEEGKKGVIDSIDFSGNKNVGRKDLIDVMDTSERGFFSFLTGSGIYREETINSDLENLRGYYQSKGFPNARFSIGEVRSIEEGKLNLQIDVREGSRYIVKNIEMKGVSFFATREVWRVLKNRPEVPIDYVAAFADAWKIQKMYFDAGFHDCKVTVSFKTDEEALHIDIVYTITEGNQFTLGNIVITGNVKVSSDVVLRELPVLIGDVIGESALIDFQQRLYRTGLFRSVKTRKIMNREDKKINLLMEIEEADALVLEAGAGWGTDTGYRGSAGATHKNIDGLGRKISGNLIVSEKESKFTLDLTEPWFLGLNIEGGINFTIQNTEEESFTLEKISLGGSLTRKFWERSSTAFEITFNRERTKDVSPGAIISPEDVRDDRSILFRSIFVLDQRDDPFNPRGGTFNSLVGELSPDVIGSQLEYFKITAQSVGYFKLKKRIIFTLSGRGGFGESLDGGELPIDKRFFLGGRTTVRGFEEERLGPIGVDGSPVGGDSMINLNSEARYYLTDSLIFALFFDAGSVWLRNIDAFGFDLRETAGYSIKYVTPVGPVSFDHGFKLDKKRGESKSEIHFTIGAAF
- a CDS encoding diguanylate cyclase — encoded protein: MKRIMLQAGNMYLFIFILNSLLFLLLMYVYFRYSRLRKTVKGHIGRIHGKDITGREAQGEKDALEESLLKIERNIDEIDVVIDENRKLKEEAGKITKELTETKEHLTYKISELHALFEILASISLLTESGNLYESIPESMKRYLGIEEVAIFLFVDEKDGLVSVSYSKGLEAIFKDRVIKKNEGIVGRVYSTGESLYIPDIKQTSEQIQMRKHLRDIRSVIAVPLKKRDRTIGVFYISHKDENAFDPETLGTVKTLVRTISIAIENTELYQYAKMMAERDSLTLLYNHGTFHSRLDYELERAARYRRNLTLIMLDIDAFKLVNDNFGHVTGDRILKMVAGVINAHTRKTDIAARYGGDEFAILLPETDHDAAFQIARRICSGLKNLQVDTGRGGDITVTASFGIASCTHDSSDRNNIVHIADSLMYTAKNAGYGEIVTKVI